The Salvia miltiorrhiza cultivar Shanhuang (shh) chromosome 1, IMPLAD_Smil_shh, whole genome shotgun sequence genome has a window encoding:
- the LOC131000895 gene encoding uncharacterized protein LOC131000895, which yields MNKSGRIAAAINSQANPFQLRACLFHSTPVSERKRRTHWDPVSFVRGSPKKFNQYQRRLKKKTLWRDVHEFAENIFQSWDTERDKHEQPGRRNSWFRPNFRDNESNRGRSRYRASQFRRRFEFCDDNDDGGVEYDMFHSMFGGKRSFYWSSTIDDDEPHFSRSSAYSSNYRTSSGRTYQFGDEYEEYYTSQQYERPVDGLRTDRLALGLSPAGPLKIDDVKSAYRACALKWHPDRHQGSSKVVAEEKFKVCSAAYQSLCDKLALN from the exons ATGAATAAATCCGGCAGAATAGCGGCGGCGATCAATTCGCAAGCCAACCCTTTTCAGCTCAGAGCTTGCCTTTTTCACAGCACTCCTGTTTCCGAGCGCAAAAGGCGCACCCATTGGGATCCC GTCAGCTTTGTTAGGGGTTCCCCAAAG AAATTTAACCAGTATCAGAGAAGGCTCAAGAAAAAGACTTTGTGGCGGGATGTCCATGAATTTGCAGAGAACATATTTCAG AGCTGGGATACGGAAAGGGATAAGCACGAGCAACCAGGTCGAAGAAATTCATGGTTCCGACCAAATTTCAGGGACAATGAATCTAATAGGGGCAGGTCGAGATATAGAGCATCACAATTTAGGA GGCGTTTCGAGTTTTGTGATGATAATGATGATGGTGGTGTTGAATACGACATGTTCCACTCCATGTTTGGTGGAAAACGATCCTTCTATTGGTCCTCCACAATAGATGATGATGAACCACATTTTTCGCGCTCATCAGCTTACTCTAGCAACTATAGGACTTCTAGTGGTCGAACATATCAGTTTGGTGATGAATACGAGGAATATTACACATCTCAACAGTACGAGAGACCCGTAGATGGGTTGAGGACCGACAGGCTTGCTCTGGGACTCAGTCCGGCTGGTCCATTAAAAATAGATGATGTTAAAAGCGC ATATCGAGCTTGTGCATTAAAATGGCATCCAGATCGTCACCAGGGCTCTTCCAAG GTGGTTGCAGAAGAGAAATTCAAGGTCTGCAGCGCAGCATACCAGTCTTTATGCGATAAACTGGCGCTAAATTAG
- the LOC131000905 gene encoding probable plastid-lipid-associated protein 13, chloroplastic, translated as MATSIATQSLLVMHTGRTSSYPSSAAVFFLENPVRNGGICGFARGKRKVSRKCRAMVQETVQGPSAIYAREMERLSAKESLLLAFKDAGGFEALVTGKTTSVHQIDVNERIVSLERLNPTPRPTTSPFLDGQWNFEWFGSGSPGLLAARILFERFPPALASLLNLDVVIKDGYANISASVKFLNSIESRFVVSTRLSVEGPLRMKEEYVEGIFESPKVNEETMPEQLRGALIQATNTLQQLPVPIRDALANGFKIPLGGTFNRLFMISYLDEEILIIRDTAGVPEVLTRLDPGPLPLVEPITEYES; from the exons ATGGCGACCTCGATTGCAACTCAGAGCCTGTTAGTAATGCATACTGGTCGTACGTCGTCGTATCCGTCTTCTGCCGCTGTGTTTTTTCTTGAGAATCCTGTAAGAAATGGTGGAATTTGCGGATTTGCGAGAGGGAAAAGGAAAGTAAGCAGAAAATGTAGAGCAATGGTGCAGGAAACTGTACAAGGGCCTTCAGCTATTTATGCCAGAGAAATGGAAAGACTCTCTGCTAAAGAATCTCTACTTCTTGCa TTCAAAGATGCTGGAGGGTTTGAGGCATTGGTCACGGGGAAGACTACAAGCGTACACCAAATAGATGTGAATGAGAGAATAGTTAGCCTCGAGAGGCTGAACCCAACTCCAAGACCAACAAC GTCTCCTTTTCTGGATGGCCAGTGGAACTTCGAGTGGTTTGGATCTGGAAGCCCTGGGCTTCTTGCTGCTCGGATCTTGTTCGA GAGGTTTCCTCCAGCATTGGCAAGTTTATTGAACCTGGATGTAGTGATCAAGGATGGATACGCAAATATTTCTGCGAGTGTGAAATTCTTAAATTCG ATAGAGAGCAGATTCGTTGTCTCCACGCGACTATCTGTCGAGGGGCCACTTAGAATGAAAGAGGAATATGTCGAAGGAATATTTGAATCCCCAAAAGTTAATGAAGAAACAATGCCTGAACAACTAAGAGGTGCTTTAATTCAGGCTACTAACACGTTGCAGCAGCTTCCTGTTCCCATCAGGGATGCCTTGGCTAATGGATTTAAGATCCCTCTTG GTGGGACATTCAACAGGCTGTTTATGATATCTTATCTTGATGAAGAGATCCTG ATTATACGAGATACTGCTGGAGTACCCGAAGTTCTTACAAGACTGGATCCCGGGCCGTTGCCTCTAGTAGAACCCATAACAGAATACGAAAGTTGA
- the LOC131000913 gene encoding VQ motif-containing protein 25-like, which yields MTMENQIYCPKTASSNLSMHRNSQTISKTKPKIRIIHIFAPEIIKTDAANFRELVQRLTGKPDPNLDDGNERLVLRKKEARILSSSKKMGFRERLMKEEGEEIWMSANSGGGFLGGFGEIDHGFLHELNHFQFLEATTAQMQDVYGDHQCQLA from the coding sequence ATGACAATGGAAAATCAGATCTACTGCCCAAAAACAGCCTCATCAAACCTATCCATGCACAGAAACTCGCAAACGATTTCAAAAACGAAGCCCAAAATCCGAATAATCCACATATTTGCACCAGAGATAATCAAGACTGATGCTGCAAACTTCAGGGAGCTGGTGCAGAGGCTCACCGGCAAGCCTGATCCCAACCTCGACGACGGCAATGAGAGGCTAGTGTTGAGAAAGAAAGAGGCAAGAATTTTGTCTTCAAGCAAGAAGATGGGTTTTAGAGAGAGACTGATGAAGGAAGAGGGAGAAGAGATTTGGATGAGTGCAAATTCAGGAGGTGGATTTTTGGGTGGTTTTGGGGAAATTGATCATGGATTCCTGCATGAGCTTAATCACTTTCAGTTTTTGGAAGCTACAACAGCTCAGATGCAGGATGTTTATGGAGATCATCAGTGTCAACTTGCTTGA
- the LOC131011116 gene encoding VQ motif-containing protein 25-like — protein MHRNSQTIAKTKPKIRIIHIFAPEIIKTDATNFRELVQRLTGKPTAADLSSRGGTKKAKPRKKEARIFPSSKKMEMAMRAGFHAGLRERERIKGEEEIWSSANSGGGFLGGFADFDGFMQEINHFPFLEGTTSQSMDVNGLSQLA, from the coding sequence ATGCACAGAAATTCCCAAACTATAGCAAAAACGAAGCCAAAAATTCGAATAATCCACATTTTCGCACCGGAAATCATCAAAACCGACGCAACAAACTTCAGGGAGCTCGTTCAAAGGCTCACGGGCAAGCCCACGGCGGCTGATCTGAGCAGCCGCGGCGGCACGAAAAAGGCCAAGCCAAGAAAGAAAGAGGCAAGAATCTTTCCTTCGAGCAAGAAAATGGAGATGGCTATGAGGGCTGGATTCCATGCAggcttgagagagagagagagaatcaaaGGGGAGGAGGAGATTTGGAGCAGTGCCAATTCAGGCGGTGGTTTCTTGGGTGGCTTTGCAGACTTTGATGGCTTCATGCAAGAAATCAAtcactttccatttttggaaggTACAACATCTCAAAGCATGGATGTCAATGGGCTGTCTCAGCTTGCTTGA